A stretch of DNA from Deltaproteobacteria bacterium:
CGAATGCAGGCCGAGGCGGCGCTCTTCGGGCACATCGCGCAGCAGCTCAAGCTCATGTCCCGCGACCAGGTGGGAGAGTGCCTCGCGTTGCAAAAGCAGAGCGTGCAGTCCCGTCGGATCGGGGACCTGGCCCAGGAGCGGGGCTATCTGCGCCCCGACCAGGTCAAGCTCGTGCTGCAGCATCAGGTGGAGATGACCGGTCGGATGGCCGCGGAGGCGAATTCCTTCGGGCAGCTCGCGATCCAGCTCGGCCTGATGACGCGCGAGCAGGTCAACGAGTGCGTGACCCTGCAGAAGCAGGAGGGGACGGTGCGGCGCATCGGCGAGCTCTGCGTCGAGCGAGGCTACCTGCGCCCCGACCAGGTGACGATGGTGCTGCAGCAGCAACAGGCGCTGCAGCGCCGGGGCGATCCGCCGCGCGCCGAGGCGCAGGCTCCCGCACCCGCGCCGTCGCAGCCCGCGCCGTCACAGCCAGCGCCGTCTGTGCAAGCGCCGCCCGCGCAGGCCACGCCCTCCTCGGCGCAGACCCCGCGGATCGCCGGAACTCCGTCGCAGGGGAGCCCGCGACTGGCCGAGCCGCCGCCGCGCGCCGCGCCCGAGCCCCAGCCGCAGTCGCAGCGTCGCCCGCACGTCGCGACGGGAGGCAACCTGCGCTACGACGACGGGGCCGAGCCGCGCATCAATCGCATGCTGCGCCAGATGATCGAGCTCAAGGCGAGCGACCTGCACCTCTCGTCGCACACGGTGCCCCTCCTCCGCAAGGACGGCAGCATGAAGCCGCTCGCGGACCAGCCGCTGAGCGATGCCGAGCTGCGCAGCTTGCTGATGGAGATCATCCCCGAGCGCTGTCAGAAGGAGTTCGACGAGACGGCGGACGCGGACTTCGCGCACGCCATCGAGGGGCTCGCGCGCTTTCGCGCCAACTACTTCGTGGATCGCAAGGGGATCGGCGCCGTGTTCCGGCAGATCCCGTTCCAGATCCTGACCCCGGAGCAGCTCGGGATTCCGCCCAAGGTGCTGGACCTCTGCTGGCTGTCGAAGGGGCTCGTGCTCGTCACGGGTCCGACGGGGAGCGGGAAGTCCACGACCCTCGCGGCGCTCATCGACTTCATCAACCGCAACCGCTCGGACCACATCATCACGATCGAAGACCCGATCGAGTTCGTGCACGAGAACAAGAAGTGCCTGGTGAACCAGCGCGAGGTGGGGACGCACACGCGGACCTTCAAGAGCGCGCTGCGGGCGGCGCTCCGCGAGGACCCGGACATCGTGCTGGTGGGCGAGCTCCGGGACCTCGAGACGATCGCCATCGCGGTCGAGACGGCGGAGACCGGACACCTCGTCTTCGGCACGCTGCACACCACCACCGCGCCGAGTACGGTGGACCGTCTGATCGATCAGTTCCCGGCCGACCAGCAGGCGCAGATCCGGGTCATGCTCGCCGAGTCCCTCCGCGGCGTGGTCGCGCAGATGCTCTGCAAGAAGATCGGTGGCGGTCGGGCGGCGGCCTACGAGATCCTGATCAGCACCCCGGCCGTGGCGAACCTGATTCGCGAGGGGAAGACCACGCAGCTCTGGAGCGTGCTGCAGACGGGCAAGAACCTCGGCATGCAGACCATGAACGACGACTTCCTGCAGCTCGTGAAGAACGGCAAGGTGGAGCCGCTCGAGGCCTACATGAAGTCGAACGACAAGCCGCGGCTGAAGGATGCCTTCGACAAGGCGGGGATCAAGCTGCCCCCCGAGGCCTTGCAGGGCACGAACCCC
This window harbors:
- a CDS encoding type IV pilus twitching motility protein PilT — translated: MLRQMIELKASDLHLSSHTVPLLRKDGSMKPLADQPLSDAELRSLLMEIIPERCQKEFDETADADFAHAIEGLARFRANYFVDRKGIGAVFRQIPFQILTPEQLGIPPKVLDLCWLSKGLVLVTGPTGSGKSTTLAALIDFINRNRSDHIITIEDPIEFVHENKKCLVNQREVGTHTRTFKSALRAALREDPDIVLVGELRDLETIAIAVETAETGHLVFGTLHTTTAPSTVDRLIDQFPADQQAQIRVMLAESLRGVVAQMLCKKIGGGRAAAYEILISTPAVANLIREGKTTQLWSVLQTGKNLGMQTMNDDFLQLVKNGKVEPLEAYMKSNDKPRLKDAFDKAGIKLPPEALQGTNP